The Miscanthus floridulus cultivar M001 chromosome 6, ASM1932011v1, whole genome shotgun sequence genomic interval CTCTCGATCGAGGTGCCATTTAACCCTCTGCATGCCAGCAGCCGTAGTATCCAGGGGATGCTCGGTGCTCGCCGTTGGCTGTGGCGGATAAGTGGCTTAAAATATTATTGGCTaatttattataagaaaaaaatactatttgttgatttaaaaaaatatggcttataacATGGCGATGCCGGCCGTCTACTAGCATCTACTACTAGCCCTATCTAGGATCATATGCGCGCCCACGCAATAGCAGTGGTACGGTGCTGCAACCAAGAAGCAGAAAGGAGATTCATCAGGTTCAGAGAGATGGATGGTCAGTGCAGAGACTTTACAGTCTTCTGCCGTTTTGGCCTCTCTTGCAAGCAAAACCAGCGGGGCGGAAGAAGAGAGATGCATGCGAGCGCATAAATGCTTGCCGAGGTCGAGTCGAGTCTAGCAGTGAGCCAGTgaggatctccatctccatgcatgCAATGATACATTACATCTTTCCTGCCTGACATACCTAGCTTCTCTACGTAGGCCATTAGCATGCCTTGTTCAATCCAACGTAGCCCAGCACAAGTCAAAGCAAAGATACACGCAGCAGCAGTGTATCACACAGAATCACACACATGCATCCATCAGGTCTTCAGAACAAACTGCACCTTCTCAAAGGTCAACTTCATAGTATAGCCAACCTAGCAATACATGGAGTAGAGATCGAGTAGTAGAAACTACAAACAAAAGGGGCGCTAGTCGTCCGACAAGAAAAAAGTCCAGGACAAgcatgcaattttttttttggcagTACAGCAACAACATAAGACGCATGCGTGGATGCTTGCATGAAATATCTGACGATCTTGTGGATGGAGGCTAGAGGGATGGAGGTGGTAATTAACAAACAAGCAATTAATTAATCAAACAACATAATTAAGCATGCATGCACTCTTCATATAAAATCGACTGAAAATTAGCCCTCCGTCCTAACGGTGGACATTTAGGATAATCCTTTGCACTCCACTTAGTCTTCAGCACTTCATGGATTTTTTTATTGGTTTCTTCACGTCAGTAACCTTAAAGAAAAACAATTCCAAATGTCTATCAGTTGGTATATAgctgaaaaaaaaacagaacaaTATGGCTATGAAATGGAGTACTATGGCTGAAATGTAGACAGCATGATTGTTAGACAAGAAAAATGGGAGCTGTTCAACATACTGTTGTAAATAGAAACTGCATGCTAAATGCAGGGTTGACACCGACTGTACAATTTTTCCACTTATGAATAGACAAAAAGAATACTACTACTATTTCAACACAGAAGCTTCTATGTTGTGGCCTATGGGTACATACTTATATTAATACAGTTCAAGCTGACAGCACATTATTCCAATACAATGGAATTGTGTGTTAGTAGCGAGCTGACgcagcatgttcgcttgatcttatcagccatgatacagtgtttttctctcacaacaaaacatcatcagccgacttataagccacagaaaggatcaagcgaacagggcgcatGCTTTTATACAAGCTCTACTTActttataaattaattaattaattaattaaatggcAGTTTTCTACCAGTTTTACgttaaaaaaaagaaacaaaatatccCAGTAGCTACTACTGTCGCTGgctatagctagctagctagctggtgATCGATACTGATACACTGATACTTCACAGGAGAAGACCCGTTCGTGCGTGCTCTTGATACCAATCGCTTAATTTTGGCATAGGAAACTTTCTAGTACATTGTCATGCAAGCGCGATATATGTGAAGTTCATCACCTACAGGACATTAGGCATGCCACCATATGATATATGATGATTGATGCACGTCCACCAAATTCTGTGTGCCCtcaaaaatagtttttttttaaacttgTCGAAAATTAGAGGACTGTGCCAAGAGATATTCTCCGGGATTTGCTAACCGATGTTGTCTCTTCTGTTTCAACTATTTAACAGGAGCACCCTTatcaaaaaaggaaagaaaaactgAAGCTGTTCATTTAGGTTCACCACACGATCAACACAAATATGAAAAGAGATTTGTTCACCACACCGTGTGCTGTGCATGGATACTATCAAGTACCCGATCTAAAAGCAAAACAGTTTGACAAAACAGATGCTGGTTTCTGTTGATCGGAGGTTCAGAAAAGCTCTGGTGCTCAAGAGTACATATGCATGCACCTAGTCATCAATAATATATAGATCCAAACAGTTGTGTTTGAACAAGAACGCTCCAACTAGCATCATGCAGAAACCCTTATTAGTCATGCATGATTGTGTATAGTGCATCTAGCAAAGAAAACGGACTAACTGTAGTCCACCAAACTCGCGAATTACTCGGAAGCAAACTCGCGAGAATTACTCGGAAGCAGAAGGCAAAACAGACTAAAACACTGTGCAGGCAGCATGCAAACCAAACCAAACCTGACAAGATTGATGGATCGATCACACGGACCGCCTACTGACCGCCGCTGGGTTTCTCGTCGCCGCCGGCGGTACCGGACTTCAAGAACGGGCTGATGCCGAGCGTCCCGAGGCCAGAGACAACAGCGCCAGACCCGCCCATCGCGGTCGAGTACCCGAACTCGTAGCCGCCGTTGATCCCCAGCCTCGCGATGGGCTCGCCGTCGTAGCTCCTGGACAGCATCTGCGCGTTGGCGAACTGCTCCTGCCCGAACACGGTGGCGGAGCCTCCGAGGGAGCCCAGCGCCGCCGAGTGTCcaatgttgatgaagttgtgcgCACCGTTCGGCATCGCGTTGCCGATGAACTCTGCCATCGCCTGCGGCCCGGTCGGCGGGGTGGACGCAGAAGCTACCGCTGCCGCCTGCAAGGAAGAACGAAGAGCGAGGAATTAGCCGCCGACGCGAGCTACGTTCGCTCATGTGTGATCTCTATAATATGTGGTACGGTGTGAGATGGATGGTATGTCGACGATCATCAAGTACATCACCTGATACTTGGAGAGCTCGTACTTGGCGAGGGCGAGGTCCTTCTGGAGCTGGCGTAGGTTATGCTGGAGGATGGAGATGACGCCAACGCAGCCGTAGACGGGGTCGCGGAGGCGCATGTCGGCCTCGTAGGCGAGCGAGTTCACGGCGTCCTCGCGCTGGAAGGGGTGGAGCTCGTTCAGCAGCTTGGTCACGTTGCTGGCGCCGAAGACACGGTGCACGTGCACGAACTTCTGCGGGTTGTCCGGTGGGAAGTAGGGCGCGAACACGCAGTCCGGCTGGCACTTGCGGCGCAGGAACTTGCACGCAGCGCATGGCGAGCCCGTGCCACACACCGCAGCCGCGGCTgctgaggaagaagacgatgccaCGGTGATCACCGACCCCGATGGCGCCGGCACCGACGAAGCCATCCGTCTGCTGCCCTGGCACAAAGGATCACGAGCTGTGTGTTAGACTCTTGTTTCTTGTTTCTTTAGAAAGTTTTGGAAGCTGCTGGAAATCAGGGGGAGAATAGAGGATCTGGCTGGACTTCCTCTTTTGCCAAAAATGAGGAATACTACCCCAAATAAATCAGGGGCGGACCCagtagatcagatccgaatacaaatagcaagttagggtttgggtgctcggtttcgcacacAGGAACCAGGAAGGGAAGACCAAAAGGTGGGCGTACCtggtggtgctcgtcgccggcgaagagtCCAAAGAAGGCCGGCCGGGCAACTAGTGTCGGGCTGCAGCGAGCTGGACCTGAAGAAGACCTGGGCACCTGGCGACCTGGCGTAGTCGTCGCCGAGAGTGAGGCTCTGAGGGAGAGAGCGCGCAATCTGGGGGGGCGGGggcaaaggaagaagaaaaggccCTTGCTGGTAGGGCCATTTACATGGGCTCAAGGCTGCTGCGGACTTATACAGCGTCTTAGCTAtcttataataaaataataataaataaataataataataataacaacattCTGGAAAATGCGCATGAGTCAGATAGCATAATGACATGATTTCGATTTCCATCACTTCCATCGCCTGGGCAAGAACCATTGTCTCTGTCCCTTTTAAAATGTCGTCTAGATATTTATATCTCTGAATAAATATATATTATAAGAATATATTTaatgattaatctaataatatttaataCGTATCATATATATTAATAATCtcatatatatttggttaaagttaaatATATTTGACTCGTGGATACTTGAGAACGACAGTTAAAAAAATGACCGACGGAGTAGCTCATTGTCATCGAGTTCTCACTGTTTTTTTACTCTGCAGTGTGATCTACAGAACACAACACGAGTCCTAATAATTGTTTTGTAGAAAGTTGAATTGCTGCTATTTGGAAG includes:
- the LOC136456970 gene encoding LOB domain-containing protein 6-like isoform X2; amino-acid sequence: MASSVPAPSGSVITVASSSSSAAAAAVCGTGSPCAACKFLRRKCQPDCVFAPYFPPDNPQKFVHVHRVFGASNVTKLLNELHPFQREDAVNSLAYEADMRLRDPVYGCVGVISILQHNLRQLQKDLALAKYELSKYQAAAVASASTPPTGPQAMAEFIGNAMPNGAHNFINIGHSAALGSLGGSATVFGQEQFANAQMLSRSYDGEPIARLGINGGYEFGYSTAMGGSGAVVSGLGTLGISPFLKSGTAGGDEKPSGGY
- the LOC136456970 gene encoding LOB domain-containing protein 6-like isoform X1, with translation MASSVPAPSGSVITVASSSSSAAAAAVCGTGSPCAACKFLRRKCQPDCVFAPYFPPDNPQKFVHVHRVFGASNVTKLLNELHPFQREDAVNSLAYEADMRLRDPVYGCVGVISILQHNLRQLQKDLALAKYELSKYQAAAVASASTPPTGPQAMAEFIGNAMPNGAHNFINIGHSAALGSLGGSATVFGQEQFANAQMLSRSYDGEPIARLGINGGYEFGYSTAMGGSGAVVSGLGTLGISPFLKSGTAGGDEKPSGGQ